From Butyrivibrio proteoclasticus B316, the proteins below share one genomic window:
- a CDS encoding helix-turn-helix domain-containing protein translates to MNPNEVTAARIKLLRSGLGLNQQEFANQFSEFINRTETLSMMTISNWETGRKLPPTDTIIWMCKFFNVSADYLLGLSSENAPSGASKSKKKVTSIDEQIEIPFNKLQDYDGKPVFITGPNGSLKPQWAILDYSKKTLICHDMKLALSPKLKYSTITPPELITIQSLAHHYLGLEDVRKMKDVFVESISPDPFLRGQVSGWYHHTPDKTCLVNEKGMTLSYEGLDVAYRVVDTKKSSKK, encoded by the coding sequence ATGAATCCAAATGAAGTAACAGCTGCAAGAATCAAATTGTTAAGAAGTGGCCTTGGCCTCAACCAGCAGGAATTTGCCAATCAGTTTTCTGAGTTTATCAATCGTACAGAAACTCTTTCTATGATGACTATTTCCAACTGGGAGACAGGAAGAAAACTTCCTCCTACAGATACAATCATATGGATGTGCAAATTCTTTAACGTATCAGCTGATTACCTTCTTGGTCTTTCTTCTGAAAATGCACCATCCGGTGCTTCAAAAAGCAAAAAGAAGGTCACATCTATAGATGAGCAGATTGAAATTCCTTTTAACAAGCTTCAGGATTATGATGGAAAGCCTGTATTCATAACAGGACCTAACGGATCATTGAAGCCTCAGTGGGCAATCCTTGATTACAGCAAAAAGACTCTGATCTGCCATGATATGAAACTTGCTCTTTCACCAAAGTTAAAATACAGCACTATCACACCACCTGAACTGATTACTATTCAGAGTCTTGCGCATCACTATTTAGGTCTTGAGGATGTTCGCAAAATGAAGGATGTGTTTGTAGAGTCTATCTCTCCAGATCCATTTCTTAGAGGTCAGGTATCCGGTTGGTACCATCACACTCCTGACAAGACCTGCCTCGTAAATGAAAAAGGTATGACACTCAGCTACGAAGGACTAGATGTAGCCTACAGAGTTGTTGATACCAAAAAGTCATCAAAGAAATAA